In Spirosoma sp. KUDC1026, the sequence GGGCCGTCGGTACCGCCTGACCGATGTGCACGGTAAAGTGATAAAGCCGCTGCTGGCCTGAAAAACGCCCCCGGCCTGAATTGCTACGTAGCGATCCGGGTCGGGGGCGTTGTATAGTAACTAGTCTTACATGAGCTTCACGAGGATATAAATAGGGCTTATTTGGCCACTAGTTACCACCCCCCGGCCCCCTCCTACTTTTAGGAGGGGGCCGGGGTGGTCAGAATACTCCTTGCTAGAAGATTACGTCCAGGCAAAGGGGAATCATTCTGATTATTTCCGCACGTCGCTGACGAGTTTATTAAACAGCTTTTGCTGCTCTTTCAAATCGTAGATGTATTCCCAAAACATCACGCCCGCCAAACCTTTTTCTTTTACGTAAGCCACCTTGGGCTCAAACGACGCTTCGTCGGCGTAGGAAATGAACGTACGCGTTGTTGGATTCCAGAGGTAAGGCGCTTTTGCGTCGGCATCCCAATAGCGGGTAAAGCCGTTTTTGTTGATGTATTTCTCCGCCAGTTCATCATACCCAATAAAGAGGTGCTTGCCAGTTGATGGCTGATAAAGTCCTTTGGCCTTCGTAGCGGCTTCGGTGTTCACGATATTGGTCCAGCCGCGGCCGTAGAAGGGAATGCCCAGCACAATTTTGTTCGCCGGAACGCCCGCTTTGATATGACCCTCCACCGCCGAGATCGAGTTTGTGCGCGACTGACCGCCCATTTTCGACTGACCCAGCGGACTGTGGTGTCCCGATACTTTGTCGTTGCCGTGATAAAGATCATACGTCATGATGTTGACGTAATCCAGGTACTTCTGCGCGTTGGCCAATTCGGTATGGTTCACAAACGCCGTATCGCCACCCGTCGCGGCCGTCAGCAGGTAATGATTCGACGCCGGGCGTTTGTCCTGTTTGCCCTGCTCGTCGAGCCGGTCGCGGAGCGCTTTCAGGAACAGAGTGAACGTCTGTTTGTCTTCCGGACGGTAAATGTTACCCGCCCCAACCTGTGCCGGATATTCCCAGTCAATGTCAATGCCGTCAAGCTTGTGCTTTTTTAACAGGTCAACAGCGGCATCGGCGAATTTTTTTCGGGAGGCATCGGTCAGAGCCGCATCCGAGAAATACTTGCAACCACCCCAGCCGCCAATCGATAACAGAATTTTCAGGTCTTTATTCACCGACCGGAGCGAGGTCAGATTGGCCATGTTCACCGAGTCACGGGCGTTCATAGGCTCCAGCGTCCCGTCGGCGGAAGGGACCGCGAACGCGTAATTAATATGCGTTAGTTTGTTAGCCTGAATCTGCTCTTTGGTCCAGCCGTTACCTGTTACGTAACCAATAATAACCAGCTTCGATTTCTGAGCGAAAACGGGGACTGTCAGGCTGGCCGCAAACAGACAGACAGCGGCCAGAAATAAGGATAAAACGGATTTAGTCATAGATAAAACGCAGAGAAGTCTCTTAGGGTCGATTCAAACAGAACAAGACTGAATCGCTGTCAATGGCTAGTTGATAG encodes:
- a CDS encoding glycoside hydrolase family 18 protein, giving the protein MTKSVLSLFLAAVCLFAASLTVPVFAQKSKLVIIGYVTGNGWTKEQIQANKLTHINYAFAVPSADGTLEPMNARDSVNMANLTSLRSVNKDLKILLSIGGWGGCKYFSDAALTDASRKKFADAAVDLLKKHKLDGIDIDWEYPAQVGAGNIYRPEDKQTFTLFLKALRDRLDEQGKQDKRPASNHYLLTAATGGDTAFVNHTELANAQKYLDYVNIMTYDLYHGNDKVSGHHSPLGQSKMGGQSRTNSISAVEGHIKAGVPANKIVLGIPFYGRGWTNIVNTEAATKAKGLYQPSTGKHLFIGYDELAEKYINKNGFTRYWDADAKAPYLWNPTTRTFISYADEASFEPKVAYVKEKGLAGVMFWEYIYDLKEQQKLFNKLVSDVRK